The proteins below come from a single Serinus canaria isolate serCan28SL12 chromosome 6, serCan2020, whole genome shotgun sequence genomic window:
- the C6H10orf105 gene encoding uncharacterized protein C10orf105 homolog: MDSGNGTSPTPPLLGLLEPVPPSATSPEVTDWLPIIVGLVCVFLVLATLLTFVTLCQPAARGRSLWGPQEWLPHHPVDASQPQLRLWKRLGSLRCSISSFRRSQLVSQSSLACPRSFSSSQDWDIMESTKM; this comes from the coding sequence ATGGACTCTGGCAACGGGACCTCTCCCACCCCACCTCTCCTTGGGCTTCTGGAGCCagtgccacccagtgccacctcccctgAGGTGACAGACTGGCTGCCCATCATCGTTGGGCTCGTCTGCGTCTTCCTGGTGCTGGCCACCCTCCTGACCTTTGTCACCCTCTGCCAGCCAGCGGCGCGGGGCCGGTCCCTCTGGGGTCCCCAGGAGTGGCTGCCCCACCACCCCGTGGatgccagccagccccagctgaggcTCTGGAAGCGTCTGGGCTCCCTGAGGTGCTCCATCAGCAGCTTCAGGAGGAGCCAGCTGGTGTCTCAGAGCTCCCTGGCCTGTCCCAggagcttctccagcagccaggactgGGACATCATGGAGTCCACCAAAATGTGA